Proteins encoded within one genomic window of Bacillus sp. 1NLA3E:
- the fliI gene encoding flagellar protein export ATPase FliI, with protein MTLSAEKYIKHIRGIDTVRVNGKITQIIGLTIESQGPDVRIGELCSIFPAHSQTPIQAEVVGIRENKVLLMPLGEVRSIGPGCDVVASGKPLMVKAGHQLLGRVLDGLGQPLDGKPLPFGLGEVPAHAMPPNPLMRPRIQYPLGVGVRTIDGLLTMGKGQRFGIFAGSGVGKSTLLGMISRNTTAEVNVIALIGERGREVNDFLEQNLGKEGLKKSVVIVATSDQPALIRIKGALTATSIAEYFRDQGKDVLLVMDSVTRFAMAQREIGLAIGEPPTTKGYTPSVFAMLPQLLERAGTGQKGSISAIYTVLVDGDDMNEPIADAVRGILDGHIVLNRAIAGKGIFPSIDVLNSVSRVMTEVTSDEHLNAASNLKKLLGAYNEAEDLINIGAYKKGSNREIDLAIRLKPQMDQFLRQGIFETSMLEDAQSYLISQFGAIMR; from the coding sequence GTGACATTATCAGCTGAGAAATACATAAAGCACATTCGCGGTATTGACACAGTACGGGTGAATGGGAAAATAACACAGATTATTGGTCTAACTATCGAATCCCAAGGACCTGATGTCCGGATTGGAGAATTGTGTTCGATTTTCCCGGCACATTCCCAAACACCAATTCAAGCAGAAGTTGTGGGAATCAGAGAAAACAAGGTATTGCTTATGCCTCTTGGCGAGGTTCGTTCTATCGGACCTGGCTGTGATGTAGTGGCCAGCGGAAAACCACTAATGGTTAAGGCTGGTCATCAGTTGCTTGGTCGCGTTCTTGATGGTTTAGGACAACCTCTTGATGGAAAGCCACTTCCCTTTGGATTAGGGGAAGTGCCTGCACATGCCATGCCGCCAAATCCCCTGATGCGGCCAAGAATTCAATATCCCTTAGGGGTGGGCGTCCGAACGATTGATGGCTTATTAACCATGGGGAAGGGCCAAAGGTTTGGGATCTTTGCAGGAAGTGGCGTTGGGAAAAGTACCTTACTGGGAATGATTTCACGAAATACAACTGCAGAAGTAAACGTAATTGCCCTGATTGGAGAAAGAGGTCGAGAAGTTAACGATTTCCTTGAACAAAACTTAGGTAAAGAAGGCTTGAAAAAATCAGTCGTGATCGTAGCTACCTCTGACCAGCCTGCCTTGATTCGGATAAAAGGGGCGTTGACTGCCACTTCGATTGCGGAGTATTTCCGTGACCAGGGTAAGGATGTATTACTTGTGATGGATTCTGTCACAAGGTTTGCCATGGCACAGCGAGAAATTGGCTTGGCGATTGGCGAACCACCAACAACCAAAGGTTACACTCCTTCTGTGTTTGCTATGTTGCCGCAACTTTTGGAACGTGCAGGAACTGGGCAGAAGGGATCCATTTCTGCCATATATACGGTTTTGGTGGATGGAGACGATATGAACGAGCCCATTGCAGATGCTGTGAGAGGTATTTTGGACGGGCACATTGTTTTAAATCGTGCGATCGCCGGGAAAGGAATTTTTCCATCGATTGATGTGCTTAACAGTGTCAGCCGCGTTATGACAGAAGTTACATCGGATGAACACTTAAATGCAGCTAGTAACTTAAAAAAACTTCTTGGTGCCTATAATGAAGCCGAAGATTTAATCAATATTGGCGCCTATAAAAAAGGTTCGAATCGTGAAATTGATTTGGCAATTAGATTAAAACCCCAGATGGATCAATTTTTACGGCAGGGAATCTTTGAGACATCCATGCTAGAGGACGCACAATCCTACTTAATTTCACAATTTGGAGCGATAATGCGATGA
- a CDS encoding FliH/SctL family protein, with translation MKSYSKVFKASHLSIVNEVKVISTPLPSINQQVEEWESVVVKEASEDLEHQILEAAKVQAQVILSNAEQKAMSLEREAQEKVNQWWKEKEKNLEMMSLEAQQQGYDVGFEKGGVDAEKQIQQDYQEKMVQVQHLLQCAYEQKEAIIAEAEPFLLELSTAIASQIIKQELEGNPDKFVELIKHHILRFKEKEFITVCVHPDDFDFIQSQRAHLGAVVNGETEIKVIPDHTVTPNGCMIRTAYGSVDARIDTQLEVIKKVILEVGRDSESDIIS, from the coding sequence ATGAAATCTTACTCTAAAGTTTTTAAAGCTTCACATCTTTCCATTGTGAATGAAGTAAAGGTAATCTCCACGCCCCTTCCTTCAATTAATCAACAAGTAGAAGAATGGGAGTCTGTGGTTGTAAAGGAAGCAAGTGAGGATCTCGAACACCAAATACTTGAAGCTGCCAAAGTGCAGGCACAGGTAATCCTTTCAAACGCTGAACAAAAAGCAATGTCTCTCGAACGAGAAGCCCAGGAAAAAGTGAATCAATGGTGGAAAGAAAAAGAGAAAAATTTAGAGATGATGTCCCTTGAAGCCCAGCAGCAAGGATACGATGTAGGGTTTGAAAAGGGTGGAGTGGACGCGGAAAAGCAAATTCAGCAGGACTATCAAGAGAAGATGGTACAGGTTCAGCACTTGTTACAGTGTGCATATGAACAGAAGGAAGCGATTATCGCAGAAGCCGAGCCTTTTTTGCTGGAGTTGAGTACCGCGATTGCATCGCAGATTATCAAACAGGAATTAGAAGGTAACCCAGATAAATTTGTGGAGTTAATTAAGCATCACATTCTTCGCTTTAAAGAAAAAGAGTTTATTACGGTTTGTGTTCACCCGGATGATTTTGACTTTATTCAATCGCAGCGGGCTCATCTAGGTGCTGTTGTTAATGGAGAAACAGAAATCAAAGTCATCCCGGATCATACCGTTACACCTAATGGGTGTATGATCCGAACAGCTTATGGTAGTGTTGATGCGCGCATTGATACCCAATTGGAAGTGATCAAAAAGGTCATTCTTGAAGTAGGAAGGGATTCGGAAAGTGACATTATCAGCTGA
- the fliG gene encoding flagellar motor switch protein FliG has translation MATASKFTGKQKAAILLISMGKEASAKLYKYLPEEEIEQLTVAIANIRKVDAVEKEAVLKEFHEMCIAQDYLATGGINFAQEVLESALGEDRAKQMIQRLTTQLEVKPFDFTRRIDPMQIYHFLQNEHPQTIALVLAHIDPQQSSMILSSLPSELQSDVAKRIAQLEQASPAVIKEVEHILEQKLTATIRQEYSVVGGIDSIVSILNGVDRSTEKSILEHLEVENHNLVEEIKKRMFTFEDLINLDRRAIQRVIQEVENQDLLIAMKAVSPEVKQVLFENMSQRMVETFQEELQYLGPVRVKDVEDAQGRIVSVIRLLEDAGEIVIARGGIDEILL, from the coding sequence ATGGCGACAGCATCAAAGTTTACCGGAAAACAAAAAGCTGCAATCTTGCTTATTTCTATGGGTAAGGAAGCCTCTGCTAAGTTGTATAAGTATTTGCCAGAGGAAGAGATTGAACAGTTGACAGTTGCGATTGCAAATATCCGTAAAGTCGATGCAGTAGAAAAAGAGGCTGTCTTAAAGGAATTTCATGAAATGTGCATTGCCCAGGATTATCTGGCAACTGGTGGAATTAACTTTGCACAGGAAGTGTTGGAAAGCGCATTAGGCGAAGATCGTGCAAAACAAATGATTCAGCGGTTAACGACACAGCTCGAGGTAAAGCCATTCGATTTTACACGACGTATTGACCCAATGCAGATTTATCACTTCCTGCAAAACGAACATCCTCAAACGATTGCTTTAGTGCTAGCCCATATAGACCCGCAACAGTCATCTATGATTCTCTCTTCGCTTCCGAGCGAGCTTCAATCGGATGTTGCGAAGCGGATTGCACAGTTAGAGCAAGCTTCTCCGGCTGTGATAAAGGAAGTTGAACATATTTTAGAACAAAAACTAACCGCCACCATTCGTCAGGAATACAGCGTGGTAGGAGGAATAGATTCGATAGTCAGCATCCTTAACGGTGTCGACCGCAGCACAGAAAAGAGTATCTTGGAACACTTAGAAGTTGAAAACCATAACCTGGTCGAAGAAATCAAAAAGCGGATGTTCACCTTTGAAGATCTTATTAATCTCGACCGTCGTGCCATCCAGCGCGTGATTCAGGAAGTGGAAAATCAGGATCTCCTTATTGCCATGAAAGCTGTTAGCCCAGAAGTCAAACAGGTTCTGTTTGAAAATATGTCACAACGGATGGTGGAAACATTCCAAGAAGAATTGCAATATCTTGGACCAGTCAGGGTCAAGGATGTCGAGGATGCTCAGGGAAGAATTGTATCTGTCATTCGCCTCTTAGAGGATGCTGGTGAGATAGTGATTGCCCGAGGTGGTATCGATGAAATCTTACTCTAA
- the fliF gene encoding flagellar basal-body MS-ring/collar protein FliF: MKRSWTDQLKKVKDLFSNYWKERSTKQKWFIIGTFLFLFAALSSFVFFASRPQYVPLYTGQLTTREVGDIKAELDKEGYTNYQVSDNGMMIQVQKKDAADLVVNLASKGYPKDSTINYDVFSQNLSFGATDRQYDILERQAMQSQVADVLKNVDGIKNAEVILTLSEKSVFVKQDQEQKASASVMVEVEPGAELNANQIRALYTLVSKSVPNLPIGNITIMNQYSETLALRDVDTDEQALDQYEKQRKIQQDIQQDIQQSLQSLLGTILGTDKVYVHTFVKMNFDKVKTEEQLVKPTDKENNGIVVSSEKTSKSSTNSGANAGGVVGTGETDVPGYPASNTNGESTNDETSDKVNYEINRINNKVIKSPYEIDDITINVGVEPDPSSPNKLSMATQDSIRNIVSNTVRTALGHPDLTQKEVDQRITIFPHTLEKNTALENQAKNNGLYIGAAAAGILLIGGLVWFLVRRRKQDEFEPELKPKMVIPPPMKEKEIDYFSEQDMSVERQLTKLLNQRPEDFSKVIRALLYEEEA; encoded by the coding sequence ATGAAACGATCATGGACAGATCAATTGAAAAAAGTAAAAGACCTTTTTAGCAATTATTGGAAAGAACGCAGCACGAAACAAAAGTGGTTCATAATAGGAACATTCTTATTTCTTTTTGCTGCTCTTTCAAGCTTTGTTTTTTTTGCGTCTCGCCCGCAGTATGTACCTTTATATACAGGTCAATTGACCACTCGGGAAGTTGGAGATATTAAAGCAGAATTGGACAAAGAAGGATATACAAATTATCAGGTATCCGACAACGGTATGATGATCCAAGTGCAAAAAAAGGACGCAGCTGATTTAGTAGTTAATCTTGCTTCAAAAGGGTACCCAAAAGATAGCACAATCAACTATGATGTTTTTAGCCAAAATCTATCATTTGGTGCAACAGATCGGCAATATGACATCCTTGAGCGGCAGGCGATGCAATCTCAAGTAGCGGATGTGCTGAAAAATGTGGATGGCATTAAAAATGCAGAGGTAATTTTGACGTTGTCGGAAAAATCCGTGTTTGTCAAGCAAGATCAGGAACAAAAAGCTAGTGCTTCCGTAATGGTAGAAGTAGAACCAGGAGCAGAGCTTAATGCTAATCAAATTCGTGCTCTGTACACTTTAGTATCAAAAAGTGTCCCCAACTTACCAATTGGTAATATTACGATCATGAATCAGTACAGTGAAACATTGGCCCTCCGGGATGTGGACACTGATGAACAAGCGTTGGATCAATATGAAAAGCAACGGAAAATCCAACAGGATATCCAGCAGGATATTCAACAAAGTCTTCAAAGTCTGCTGGGAACCATTCTTGGAACGGACAAAGTGTATGTACATACGTTTGTCAAAATGAATTTTGATAAAGTCAAAACGGAAGAACAATTAGTGAAGCCAACTGATAAGGAAAATAACGGGATTGTGGTAAGCTCTGAAAAAACTTCTAAGTCTTCCACTAACAGCGGAGCAAATGCCGGCGGTGTTGTCGGGACCGGAGAAACTGATGTCCCAGGTTATCCCGCGTCCAATACTAATGGAGAAAGCACTAATGATGAAACTTCAGATAAGGTAAATTATGAAATCAACAGAATAAATAATAAAGTCATTAAAAGTCCTTATGAAATAGATGATATTACGATTAATGTCGGAGTGGAGCCTGACCCGTCTAGCCCTAATAAATTATCAATGGCGACACAGGACAGCATCCGAAACATCGTTTCAAATACAGTAAGGACAGCTCTCGGTCATCCGGATTTAACCCAGAAAGAGGTTGATCAGAGGATTACGATATTCCCGCACACTTTAGAAAAGAATACGGCGCTTGAAAATCAAGCAAAGAATAATGGACTTTACATTGGAGCAGCTGCTGCAGGAATACTTTTAATTGGTGGTTTAGTATGGTTCCTTGTACGACGTAGGAAGCAGGATGAATTTGAACCGGAACTGAAACCGAAGATGGTCATTCCGCCTCCAATGAAAGAGAAAGAAATAGACTATTTTTCCGAGCAGGATATGAGCGTGGAAAGGCAATTAACGAAATTGTTAAATCAAAGGCCAGAAGACTTTTCCAAAGTCATCAGAGCTTTGCTGTATGAAGAGGAGGCGTAG
- the fliE gene encoding flagellar hook-basal body complex protein FliE, whose protein sequence is MDISSIASGSIKINQNPFQKIESNQSNTSFASVLQGYLQNVDATVTQASNLSAEVATGEIDNIHDVTIASEKAKLALELTVTTRDKAVEAYQDIMRMQF, encoded by the coding sequence ATGGATATCTCTAGCATTGCAAGTGGCTCCATCAAAATAAATCAAAATCCGTTTCAAAAAATAGAATCAAATCAATCCAATACATCATTTGCAAGCGTGCTCCAAGGATATTTGCAGAATGTGGATGCCACAGTGACGCAAGCTTCAAATTTGTCTGCCGAAGTAGCTACAGGTGAAATTGATAACATACACGATGTAACGATTGCTTCTGAAAAGGCCAAGCTTGCACTCGAATTAACTGTTACTACAAGAGATAAGGCCGTAGAAGCATACCAGGATATCATGAGGATGCAATTTTAG
- the flgC gene encoding flagellar basal body rod protein FlgC, whose amino-acid sequence MFSSLNISASALTAQRLRMDVTSSNIANASTTRGTMVNGQWEPYRRKMVVMEPNGTSFNQILQGQIQKQSQSQTNMQGVKVTGIVNDQTPFNLVYDPSNPDASTDGYVKMPNVDLSKEMVDLLSASRAYEANVTSFNTGKSMMLKALEIGH is encoded by the coding sequence ATGTTTTCTTCGTTAAATATCAGCGCTTCCGCCTTAACAGCGCAGCGGTTACGGATGGATGTAACTTCCTCTAATATTGCGAATGCCTCCACTACTAGAGGTACGATGGTAAATGGACAATGGGAACCGTACCGCCGCAAGATGGTTGTAATGGAACCAAATGGCACCTCATTTAATCAAATTTTACAGGGGCAAATTCAAAAACAGTCGCAATCACAAACGAACATGCAGGGTGTAAAAGTTACGGGAATTGTTAACGATCAAACACCTTTCAACTTGGTCTACGATCCATCAAACCCTGATGCAAGCACTGACGGATACGTAAAGATGCCAAATGTCGATTTGTCGAAGGAAATGGTAGATTTGCTTTCTGCCTCTCGGGCATATGAAGCAAATGTAACGTCCTTTAATACCGGAAAATCAATGATGTTAAAAGCATTAGAAATCGGCCATTAG
- the flgB gene encoding flagellar basal body rod protein FlgB, translating into MNNISLLQSALGAASLRQQAISNNIANAETPGYKAKKVVFEDILRQHLTNQSNFVGIRTNAKHVVIGNSEDIPLPMIIENQQTTMQNNGNNVDIDQEMTQMGKNALWYDTLSQQVNSEFQQLSIAITGRR; encoded by the coding sequence TTGAATAATATCAGCCTCCTGCAGTCTGCATTAGGTGCTGCAAGCTTACGGCAGCAAGCTATTTCCAATAATATTGCGAATGCTGAGACCCCTGGATATAAAGCAAAAAAAGTTGTGTTTGAGGATATATTGAGACAGCATTTAACCAATCAAAGTAACTTTGTTGGAATCCGCACAAATGCAAAGCATGTGGTGATTGGCAACTCTGAGGACATTCCATTGCCAATGATAATAGAAAACCAGCAAACCACAATGCAAAACAACGGTAACAATGTCGATATCGATCAAGAGATGACCCAAATGGGGAAAAACGCCTTATGGTATGATACCTTGTCACAACAAGTAAATAGCGAATTTCAACAATTATCCATCGCGATAACAGGTAGGAGGTAG
- a CDS encoding glucosaminidase domain-containing protein gives MNIGADWLARTMLSNPVSRIGNAQSQIGTGASDTSNLFVNVLTQFLKQQELQTATPSQMNAFIPDFFSSIPSSINTQNLPLNTQNSLIYQPISSESLNQVLSGKLTGMGETFVRAGQRFNVNPALLAAISQHETGNGKSNAAIEKNNVAGMMGNHGLKSYASIEDSIMDMAQNLSKNYLGKGLSSIATIGSKYAPIGAGNDPTGLNNHWVTGVNKYFNQFFV, from the coding sequence TTGAACATTGGTGCTGACTGGTTGGCAAGAACTATGCTTTCCAATCCTGTATCCAGGATTGGAAATGCACAATCCCAGATTGGGACGGGAGCTTCCGATACCAGTAATCTATTTGTAAATGTTTTAACACAGTTTTTAAAGCAGCAGGAGTTGCAAACAGCAACTCCATCCCAGATGAATGCTTTCATACCTGACTTTTTTTCGTCCATACCTTCTTCAATTAATACGCAAAATCTGCCTTTGAATACGCAAAATTCATTGATATACCAGCCAATTTCTTCTGAAAGTCTAAATCAAGTGCTCAGTGGAAAATTAACTGGGATGGGTGAGACATTTGTCAGAGCAGGGCAACGGTTTAATGTTAACCCTGCTTTACTGGCAGCGATATCCCAACATGAAACAGGGAATGGGAAATCCAATGCTGCTATAGAAAAAAATAATGTTGCCGGAATGATGGGCAACCACGGTTTAAAGTCATACGCTTCCATTGAAGATAGCATCATGGATATGGCGCAGAATTTAAGTAAGAACTATCTTGGAAAAGGGTTATCCAGTATTGCAACAATCGGTTCAAAATATGCTCCGATAGGTGCTGGAAACGATCCCACAGGCCTGAACAATCATTGGGTAACGGGTGTTAACAAGTATTTTAATCAATTTTTTGTATAA
- a CDS encoding flagellar protein FliT has protein sequence MDEFIIAISEITEDMERALNEENDPEFEKLLTERNALMGKVDEYRVNHPCAKYSPKSKQLLDAALQVDMRMAPVLKERMAETESTLIKIEKNKKVSKKYSPYMKQTNGVFVDSKK, from the coding sequence ATGGACGAATTCATTATAGCAATTTCTGAAATTACTGAAGACATGGAACGGGCCTTAAATGAAGAAAATGATCCGGAGTTTGAGAAATTATTAACAGAACGTAACGCACTTATGGGAAAGGTTGATGAGTATCGGGTAAACCATCCGTGTGCTAAGTATTCTCCAAAAAGCAAACAATTGCTGGATGCTGCTCTTCAAGTTGACATGAGGATGGCTCCTGTTTTAAAAGAAAGAATGGCGGAAACAGAGTCTACACTTATTAAAATCGAAAAAAATAAAAAAGTTTCAAAAAAGTACTCTCCCTACATGAAACAAACAAACGGAGTATTTGTTGATTCAAAGAAGTAA
- the fliS gene encoding flagellar export chaperone FliS has translation MVSLRNPYQTYQKQAVTTSKPEDLTLMLYEGLVKFIRLSKQSLQNKKYEECHRYNLRAQDILSELIVTLKKGYSVSEPLLSVYDYMKTRLIEANIKKSLEILTEVEGFAVEYVETWTVAMKQAKTIS, from the coding sequence ATGGTGTCGTTAAGAAACCCTTATCAAACATATCAAAAGCAAGCTGTCACGACTTCCAAACCGGAAGATTTAACGTTAATGTTATATGAAGGTTTGGTAAAATTTATCCGTTTGTCCAAGCAGTCACTTCAAAATAAAAAATATGAAGAATGTCATCGATATAATTTAAGAGCACAGGATATTCTAAGCGAGTTAATTGTAACTTTAAAAAAGGGGTATTCCGTTTCTGAACCGTTGCTCTCAGTTTATGATTACATGAAAACCCGTTTAATTGAAGCAAACATTAAAAAAAGTTTAGAAATTTTGACAGAGGTAGAAGGGTTTGCTGTGGAATACGTGGAAACGTGGACAGTAGCGATGAAACAAGCAAAAACAATAAGTTAA
- a CDS encoding transcriptional regulator, which translates to MSLKNAVFEMKEALINQPDDLSEKDFTGDLEKRNELRPGTLVFYYNQLLLHLKRSEQVGPSHHDTKKVNRKWTKIEIEFMFQYIKERQDEGALNITEILEEVAKLINRGYQSVNYKYYSLVKAKGKKETTEQHGYHFTTIAEDEVPVISTEVIQNMAPVLEINPLDHSSDDDLLDILSGLITNVQQLPGIQLNELLRSLYQLTNLALQNQDVVQQFEAMKAEKHHEKAALQDKLKKKEQQLINEKKRNDELQEEVSKLAKEIIAFNLLGDAAKIQNLKSYNQQLNYIIDGFGLVLKVGS; encoded by the coding sequence ATGAGTTTAAAAAATGCAGTATTTGAAATGAAAGAAGCCTTAATTAATCAGCCAGATGACCTATCAGAGAAAGACTTTACCGGTGACTTGGAGAAAAGAAATGAATTACGGCCTGGTACTCTCGTATTTTACTATAACCAATTGCTGCTACATCTGAAACGCTCTGAACAAGTAGGTCCATCTCATCACGACACCAAAAAAGTCAATCGCAAATGGACTAAAATTGAAATCGAGTTCATGTTTCAATATATAAAAGAACGTCAGGATGAAGGGGCACTCAATATCACTGAAATATTGGAAGAAGTGGCCAAGCTGATAAACCGGGGCTATCAATCGGTTAATTATAAATATTATAGCCTCGTCAAGGCAAAAGGAAAAAAGGAAACGACTGAGCAGCATGGTTATCATTTTACGACTATTGCTGAGGATGAGGTACCGGTAATATCAACAGAGGTCATCCAAAACATGGCTCCAGTATTAGAAATAAATCCTTTGGATCATTCATCCGATGATGATTTGTTGGACATTTTGTCCGGATTGATTACCAACGTTCAGCAGCTCCCAGGGATTCAGTTAAATGAACTTTTAAGAAGTTTGTATCAACTAACAAATCTAGCTCTTCAGAATCAGGACGTAGTTCAACAGTTTGAGGCCATGAAAGCGGAAAAACATCATGAAAAGGCAGCTTTGCAAGATAAGTTAAAGAAAAAGGAACAACAATTAATTAATGAGAAAAAGCGTAATGATGAATTGCAGGAAGAAGTTTCGAAATTGGCAAAGGAAATTATCGCTTTTAACCTGTTAGGGGATGCAGCTAAAATTCAAAACCTGAAATCCTATAATCAACAGCTTAATTATATCATTGATGGATTCGGTTTGGTCCTGAAGGTAGGCAGTTAA
- a CDS encoding flagellar brake protein has protein sequence MYPKVNQNIVIKLKYTDKSFRSIVADIGEKELLVGIPLDRKNIGLVVDGSKLEIFFLSGENQYKFSTKMLGKTRDKIPMYRVTKPEAQEIVKVQRRDNFRVRTNLRLIMKEKELITIDLSVGGTLISSKLDFEVEEAESVSGTLIIPNKINKNPEFIPFQGLVIRIELIEDIERKNIAIEFTDIEKRHQMKITQYCFERQRQMRLIERESR, from the coding sequence TTGTATCCCAAAGTGAATCAGAACATCGTGATAAAATTAAAATACACTGATAAGTCGTTTCGGTCGATTGTAGCCGATATTGGGGAAAAAGAGTTACTAGTCGGAATCCCCCTGGATCGGAAGAACATTGGCCTAGTTGTGGATGGATCGAAATTGGAAATTTTCTTCTTGTCCGGCGAAAATCAGTATAAATTTTCAACTAAAATGCTGGGAAAAACAAGAGACAAAATCCCGATGTATCGAGTAACTAAGCCGGAGGCACAAGAGATTGTAAAGGTTCAGCGGCGCGATAATTTTCGTGTTAGAACCAATTTGCGACTGATCATGAAAGAAAAGGAACTAATAACGATTGATCTAAGTGTCGGTGGAACCCTGATCTCCTCCAAGTTAGATTTTGAAGTGGAGGAAGCGGAATCAGTGTCTGGAACTTTGATTATTCCTAATAAAATAAATAAAAATCCAGAATTCATCCCCTTTCAGGGCCTGGTCATTCGAATTGAGCTTATCGAAGATATAGAAAGAAAAAATATAGCTATCGAATTTACAGACATAGAGAAGCGGCATCAAATGAAAATAACCCAATATTGTTTTGAAAGACAAAGGCAAATGCGTTTGATAGAACGAGAATCTAGATAA
- the flgL gene encoding flagellar hook-associated protein FlgL, which translates to MSTRVTQSMLNQNLLVNLQRSDRAMEKLQNQLSSGKKINRPSDNPVIAVRSMDYRSSLNDISQFKSNADDGISWMTTTDEALDEVTSVLQRVRELTVKGLNGTSGTTDRSAIADEIDQLKEHLGEVANSQIAGKYIFAGTDVKAPPYREDPAIIGSAKAFRNNNQEKLEYQVGQTSNVQINISGTDIFNNDGNGGLFKALSDIVSDFRSSLGSVSDHLGDLDVQIDSILTKRSELGARMNRMELSQSRLDQLEVSTSSLLSKEGDVDISQVIIDLKSQENVHQAALSVGAKVIQTSLVDFLR; encoded by the coding sequence ATGAGCACGCGCGTAACACAATCGATGCTGAATCAGAATCTGCTGGTAAATTTACAGCGGAGCGACAGAGCAATGGAGAAGTTACAGAATCAGTTATCTTCCGGTAAAAAAATTAATAGACCATCAGATAATCCCGTCATAGCGGTTCGGAGCATGGATTACCGTTCTTCGCTCAATGATATCAGCCAATTTAAAAGCAATGCGGATGATGGAATCTCATGGATGACGACCACTGATGAAGCTCTGGATGAGGTAACCTCTGTCCTGCAGCGGGTCAGGGAACTGACGGTTAAGGGCCTTAACGGAACGAGTGGTACTACAGATCGCAGTGCTATTGCTGATGAAATCGATCAGTTAAAAGAGCATTTAGGGGAAGTTGCCAATTCCCAAATTGCCGGAAAATACATATTTGCTGGGACGGATGTCAAAGCACCACCATACCGGGAGGACCCGGCAATAATTGGCTCCGCGAAAGCGTTTCGCAACAATAATCAAGAAAAATTGGAATATCAGGTAGGGCAGACTAGCAATGTCCAAATCAATATTTCAGGGACCGACATCTTTAATAATGATGGAAACGGAGGTCTCTTTAAAGCCCTTTCAGACATCGTTTCGGATTTTCGTTCTTCGCTAGGATCCGTCTCTGACCACTTAGGTGACTTAGATGTTCAAATCGATAGCATCTTAACGAAACGCTCTGAATTGGGAGCCCGGATGAACCGGATGGAACTAAGTCAGTCGCGGCTGGACCAGCTTGAGGTTTCAACAAGTAGTTTATTATCAAAGGAAGGAGATGTGGATATTTCGCAGGTTATTATCGACCTTAAGTCCCAAGAGAATGTTCATCAGGCTGCCTTATCGGTTGGAGCGAAAGTTATTCAAACTTCTTTAGTTGATTTCTTACGTTAG